The following is a genomic window from Pectobacterium carotovorum.
TGCCCATCGTGATACCCAGCACGCCCAGCAGCGATATCTGCACGCCGCTTCCCGACGGCGACAGTCCAACCGGACGCGTGATCGGGCGGTAATCCTTACCAATGGCATTAGCTGGCATATCCAGCTTGAGCGCCGGCACTTCGCGGCCAATATGCGCGAGAAACGTATTGCTATTCGGCCCCGGCCAGGCGTGGTAAGTATTCGGCCACGGATAGCTTTTAATCGCGGCCTCAATCTGCGGGATCATGGCTTCCGCCTTGTCGCCACGGTGCTCCACCAACAGCTTCGGCATCGCCCCGTACCAATACGCATCCGCCGCCGAACGGTTCAGACGGACAACGTTATCGCTCCCCCAGCTCACTACCTCATAACGGCGATATTGGGTTTCCCCCGCCTTCTTGAAAATGATCCACGGATGTACGGCCACTAGCCCGCGCCAGCCGTAGGTCGGTGCAGCATAAACCTGCACGATAGCCGTCTGGCGAAATTGCACAGGATTCGGCGCTAAGCCAGAAGAATCACGCTTGGCAGACCACCAGCTTTGCCCACTAAACGTTTCACCGTTGCGCGTTGACTGCGCCCAGCTTTGCCAAAAAGACAGCAACAGCACACAAATAAACCCAATCCCCAAGAATTTGAGGTACGTCATAGGCCAGTTAGCTCACTGAAAAAGAGGGAACAGAATCGATACGCCTGCGGGCGAGCGCCTACAGTGAAAATCGGTCAAAAAATCATTCCGCCAGTTTACCGCCAGTTGGCGGTAA
Proteins encoded in this region:
- a CDS encoding DUF3750 domain-containing protein; translation: MTYLKFLGIGFICVLLLSFWQSWAQSTRNGETFSGQSWWSAKRDSSGLAPNPVQFRQTAIVQVYAAPTYGWRGLVAVHPWIIFKKAGETQYRRYEVVSWGSDNVVRLNRSAADAYWYGAMPKLLVEHRGDKAEAMIPQIEAAIKSYPWPNTYHAWPGPNSNTFLAHIGREVPALKLDMPANAIGKDYRPITRPVGLSPSGSGVQISLLGVLGITMGIEEGIEANILGLNMGVDMNPPALRLPFVGRLGYEKTGSEEG